Genomic window (Desulfobacterales bacterium):
GGATATGTCTGATAAAGAAAAAAAAGAAGCAGTTCCAAAAAGAATTTTACGAAGAGAACGAGAGAGAAAGCAGCGTTATGAATCTATACTAAAAATTGCTGAAAATCTGTTTGCAAGAACAGGTTATCATCAAACCAGTATGGACAAAATCGCCAATGAATCAGAAGTTTCAGTCGGTACTGTATATTTTTATTTTAAAAACAAAGAAGATCTTCTTATAAATCTTTTAGAAGAAATTGGTTTTGAGCTTAGAAATTTACTTGGAGATGAATTTAAAAAAGAAAATCATTCTTTAAAAGGATTGGAAAGGGTAGGGCACTTTTTTTTCAAAGAATACTGCATGAAGTTTCCAGAAAAAACAGCCATTCTACTTAGAGAATCCGTCGGACAAAGCCCCTTAGTTGAAGAAAAAAGAAAAAATATATTTGAAAAACTCATTTCCGATGTAAAAGATGCTCTTAATCTTATATGCAAAAATATAGGAGGAACTTTTCAAAGTGAGCTTTCATCCGATGTTATGGCTGTGAGTATTACTGGTATGTTTGAAAGTGTTGCATATAAATATCTGATTTGGCAGGAGAGAACCGATGATTTAAAAGTAATAAGCGATGATGCAGTAGCGTTCATTATCGGAGGAGTTAAAAATTTAATAAAAAATATTTAATTCGATTGTGATCATTTGTAGGGGCGACAGGCGGCTACAGGTTGCTCCCGTCAAGGGGAGGCTTCAAACTTTGTGTAGCGCTGTATTAGCGTTTATAGCCCTCCCCAAAAACCGTTATAATCAGATTATTTTTTCTGTATTATGAATTATGTCTATAAATTAGATTATTTCAGTTTCAACTTCAGCCAAAGATATATTTAAAGCTTGTGCAATCTCATCATTTGAGAGCCCCATTTTTTTTAGTGTTAAAACTGAACGTCGTTGGATGTTTTCTTTAGCTTGCCGTTCCTGTTCTTTAGCTTGCCGTTCCTGTTCTTTAGCTTGCCGTTCCTGTTCTTTAGCTTGCCGTTCCTGTTCTTTAGCTTGCCGTTCCTGTTCTTTAGCTTGTCGCTCTTGTTCTTTAGCTTGCCGTTCTTGTTGTATAGCCCTCAAAGCAGATTCTTTAGCAAGTTTCTCGGTTATATATTGTTTTTTATATTTTTCTTTTAAAGCGACTTCTGTTCTTTGAGCTCTGAGCCATTCTTCATGCAG
Coding sequences:
- a CDS encoding TetR/AcrR family transcriptional regulator; its protein translation is MSDKEKKEAVPKRILRRERERKQRYESILKIAENLFARTGYHQTSMDKIANESEVSVGTVYFYFKNKEDLLINLLEEIGFELRNLLGDEFKKENHSLKGLERVGHFFFKEYCMKFPEKTAILLRESVGQSPLVEEKRKNIFEKLISDVKDALNLICKNIGGTFQSELSSDVMAVSITGMFESVAYKYLIWQERTDDLKVISDDAVAFIIGGVKNLIKNI